From a region of the Anoplopoma fimbria isolate UVic2021 breed Golden Eagle Sablefish chromosome 16, Afim_UVic_2022, whole genome shotgun sequence genome:
- the gpr39 gene encoding G-protein coupled receptor 39, protein MNEEIEISEEKDWRELEPNYSVKIFLTIFYSLILVTGIVGNSVTIRVTQVLKRNGYLQKNVTDHMVSLACSDLLVLLIGMPVELYSAIWFPFTTAEGNASCKIYNFLFEACSYATILNVATLSFERYVAICHPFRFKALGGKRTTALITFAWLLSVVVALPLLVATGTQGHIPFLAETPVQNLTFCTNLRERWVMYRVSIFVAFIVYMIVLICVAFMCRAMVLVLRRPLGSVDDTLNGTPKHESLKVKTARKQTIIFLGLIVGSLTVCWLPNQIRRLMMAAVPKSRWTTSYFRSYVTLHPLADSFFYLSSVLNPFLYNLSSRQFREVFLQVMRCRLTIEHINKRTVRTSKAVSTRSLQPLLIKSFRRSRANRPTLAQEKTPPTFTTFQSQSDSGVGSNTQTSLSLTEESDTILKTKIGVPSETEV, encoded by the exons ATGAATGAGGAAATAGAGATATCAGAGGAGAAGGATTGGAGGGAGCTTGAACCCAACTACTCCGTCAAAATCTTCCTCACAATCTTTTACAGCCTCATCCTGGTGACGGGTATCGTGGGTAACTCGGTCACCATCAGAGTGACACAAGTGCTGAAGCGTAATGGCTACCTGCAGAAGAACGTTACCGACCACATGGTTAGCTTGGCTTGCTCGGACTTGTTGGTGCTCCTCATCGGCATGCCGGTGGAGCTCTACAGCGCCATATGGTTCCCGTTCACGACAGCAGAGGGGAACGCTTCCTGTAAGATCTACAACTTCCTGTTCGAGGCTTGCAGCTATGCCACCATCCTCAACGTGGCCACCCTTAGCTTTGAGCGCTACGTGGCTATCTGTCACCCGTTTCGCTTCAAAGCGTTGGGTGGAAAACGTACCACTGCCCTCATCACCTTTGCCTGGCTGTTGTCCGTGGTTGTGGCCCTGCCGTTGCTGGTTGCCACGGGAACGCAGGGACACATTCCCTTCCTGGCAGAAACACCCGTCCAGAATCTGACTTTCTGTACAAATCTGAGGGAGCGATGGGTGATGTACAGGGTCAGCATCTTTGTGGCTTTCATTGTCTACATGATCGTGTTAATCTGCGTGGCCTTCATGTGCCGGGCCATGGTCCTCGTCCTTCGTAGACCTTTAGGGTCCGTGGATGACACCCTCAACGGAACACCCAAGCACGAAAGTTTAAAGGTCAAGACAGCCAGGAAGCAGACCATCATTTTTCTTG GTCTCATCGTTGGGTCCTTGACGGTGTGCTGGCTTCCCAACCAGATTCGTCGTCTAATGATGGCCGCCGTGCCCAAGTCTCGATGGACCACTTCCTACTTCCGGAGCTACGTCACTCTCCACCCCTTGGCCGACTCCTTCTTCTACCTCAGCTCCGTCCTCAACCCGTTCCTCTACAACCTCTCCTCCAGACAGTTCAGGGAGGTTTTTCTTCAAGTGATGCGGTGCCGCCTCACCATCGAACACATCAACAAGCGCACAGTGCGGACCTCCAAAGCTGTCTCTACGCGCTCCCTCCAGCCCCTGCTGATAAAGTCATTTCGTCGAAGCAGAGCCAACCGTCCCACGTTGGCACAAGAGAAAACTCCTCCTACCTTTACAACCTTTCAGAGTCAAAGTGACTCAGGAGTGGGTTCAAATACTCAAACGTCTCTCAGCCTGACTGAGGAGTCTGATACAATTCTCAAAACAAAGATAGGTGTACCATCAGAGACTGAAGTATAG